From a region of the Deltaproteobacteria bacterium genome:
- the lspA gene encoding signal peptidase II, with protein MRPFLFAVLLVVLADQISKAVVVSNLQLHEVRPVLQGFFNITYITNTGAAFGFMAGAGKWGHIFFQVISVVALCGLLYLYRSSRCRSYPLVWGISLVFGGALGNLIDRIRYRSVIDFLDFYAGPYHWPAFNIADSAITAGGILLAWHFFRIANKQY; from the coding sequence ATGAGACCCTTTTTGTTCGCGGTTCTTTTGGTTGTACTTGCAGACCAGATCAGCAAGGCCGTAGTGGTCTCCAACCTCCAGCTCCATGAAGTAAGACCTGTTCTGCAAGGATTTTTTAATATTACTTATATAACCAACACGGGGGCTGCTTTTGGATTTATGGCAGGGGCCGGTAAATGGGGACACATATTTTTCCAGGTAATAAGCGTTGTCGCTCTCTGCGGCCTCCTTTATCTTTATCGAAGCTCCCGCTGCCGCAGCTATCCGCTTGTATGGGGAATCTCGCTGGTATTCGGCGGAGCACTTGGAAACCTGATAGACAGGATCCGCTATAGATCTGTTATTGACTTCCTGGACTTCTATGCGGGTCCGTACCACTGGCCGGCCTTTAACATAGCAGATTCCGCCATAACTGCCGGCGGAATCCTCCTGGCGTGGCATTTCTTCCGCATTGCCAACAAACAATACTGA